Proteins from a single region of Methanotorris igneus Kol 5:
- a CDS encoding chorismate--pyruvate lyase family protein, whose protein sequence is MKIYERIRELSRKYGLRNEEKMILGTDGSVTNLLEILFEGDVIVKTINQKIVDDVNYRTVILEVNDIPLVYATSKTPFKNIEHGLRESIKRDLLSADIPIGRILKMHNLETRREIIDIDVKEVDKEVRKLLKTDRKILPQRTYNIIHNNKILMQITEIFNVGEHL, encoded by the coding sequence ATGAAAATATATGAGAGAATAAGAGAGTTATCAAGAAAATATGGGTTGAGAAATGAAGAAAAGATGATTCTTGGAACTGATGGGAGTGTAACGAATCTCTTAGAAATTTTATTTGAGGGGGATGTCATTGTTAAGACAATAAATCAAAAAATTGTAGATGATGTTAACTATAGAACAGTTATACTTGAAGTGAATGATATTCCTCTTGTATATGCCACTTCAAAAACCCCATTTAAGAACATTGAGCATGGATTGAGAGAGAGCATAAAAAGGGATTTGTTGTCTGCGGATATTCCAATTGGGAGGATTTTAAAGATGCACAATCTTGAAACAAGAAGAGAAATTATAGACATTGATGTCAAAGAAGTTGATAAAGAAGTTAGAAAGTTATTAAAAACAGATAGAAAAATACTTCCTCAAAGAACATACAATATTATCCACAACAACAAAATATTAATGCAAATTACTGAGATTTTTAATGTGGGGGAGCACTTATAG